In Fusarium verticillioides 7600 chromosome 4, whole genome shotgun sequence, the following proteins share a genomic window:
- a CDS encoding pre-rRNA-processing protein TSR3, translating into MVRHKKDFASKGRKGGPTPRRGPRRDDDGDGSSRPAFKAACWDLGHCDPKRCSGKKLMKLGMMRDLHLGQRHNGVIITPNGKHTVSPADRELMDQYGAAVVECSWARTQEVQWNKVGGKCERLLPYLVAANTVNYGKPWRLNCVEALAAAFYICGHSDWAEQILAPFSYGPSFLEINHSLLKRYAACADEAEIKKTEEEWMEQLEKEYAESREEGNDDMWTSGNTNRRRVQSSSSSDDDDDDEEEEGSVDGIYLGKKPPKAQPEEEEEEEKDRYAISDDSDDEDTMAEIRRKVLASKTFTNPKQQDGKKPATIPNPHQHQQQFKPNTSVQPDSDNERSGSEDDDDDDEFDNIIEATPVTDRIGLAKLEKERNQATITTRTFSSNAVGAPSRR; encoded by the coding sequence ATGGTCCGCCACAAAAAGGATTTCGCCTCCAAGGGTAGAAAGGGAGGCCCAACCCCGCGACGAGGACCCCgtcgtgatgatgatggcgatggttCCTCGCGCCCAGCTTTCAAAGCCGCATGCTGGGATCTCGGCCATTGCGATCCTAAGCGCTGTTCCGGAAAGAAACTCATGAAGCTTGGAATGATGCGCGACCTGCATCTCGGCCAACGCCATAACGGAGTCATCATCACACCCAACGGCAAACATACCGTTTCCCCCGCCGATCGCGAGCTCATGGACCAGTACGGCGCTGCTGTTGTAGAATGCTCTTGGGCGAGGACGCAGGAGGTTCAGTGGAACAAAGTAGGTGGGAAGTGTGAGCGGTTGTTGCCGTACCTCGTCGCTGCGAATACGGTCAACTATGGCAAGCCCTGGCGCCTGAACTGTGTTGAAGCGCTGGCTGCAGCTTTCTACATCTGTGGTCACTCAGATTGGGCGGAGCAGATTCTTGCCCCATTTTCATACGGACCATCCTTCCTCGAGATCAACCACAGCTTACTCAAGCGATATGCTGCGTGTGCTGATGAGGCCGAGATCAAAAagactgaagaagagtggATGGAGCAACTGGAGAAGGAATACGCCGAGAGTCGAGAGGAAGGAAACGACGATATGTGGACCAGCGGAAATACCAATCGAAGACGTgttcaatcttcttcttcttctgatgacgacgatgacgacgaagaggaagagggaagcGTGGACGGTATATatcttggcaagaagccCCCTAAAGCTCAGccagaagaggaggaggaggaggaaaaggatcGTTATGCAATATCTGACGActcagatgacgaggacACAATGGCCGAGATCCGTCGCAAAGTTCTCGCCTCAAAGACCTTCACTAACCCCAAGCAACAAGACGGCAAGAAGCCTGCCACCATTCCCAACCcacatcagcaccagcagcagttCAAGCCTAATACCAGTGTTCAGCCTGACTCAGATAACGAGAGGAGCGGAagcgaggatgacgatgatgacgatgaattTGATAACATCATTGAGGCTACGCCTGTGACTGATCGTATTGGTTTGGCCAAGTTGGAAAAGGAGCGTAATCAGGCTACTATTACGACGAGGACGTTCTCATCCAACGCTGTGGGGGCGCCATCTCGAAGATGA